One Megasphaera elsdenii DSM 20460 genomic window carries:
- a CDS encoding IS3 family transposase produces the protein MTIAIYRSVQEEAENAHQAERRFSVSGVLSELDVSSSGYYDWAARKPSKQAQHRKEMKKKIQTIYDDSKQIYGAPKIAQVMQQNGDSISERTVGVYMRQMGIQACWVKHYTVTTRNSDFDVALVNILQECFNPEEPDQVWCSDITYIWTAEGFVYLESIMDLFSRKIIAWNLARNLDVAGIVKMLQEAKQCRKPGQLLVIHSDRGCQYVSQAYIRETSQMRRSYSKKGYPWDNACIESFHSLIKREWLNRFKIQNYQQAYLLVFEYINTFYNTVRIHSHCNYMSPDDYEKLYADFQKHNMRLGI, from the coding sequence ATGACCATTGCCATCTATCGCAGTGTCCAGGAAGAAGCCGAAAATGCCCATCAGGCAGAACGTCGTTTTTCGGTGTCCGGAGTGCTTTCTGAACTCGACGTTTCTTCTTCAGGATATTATGACTGGGCGGCGCGCAAACCATCGAAACAGGCCCAGCACCGCAAGGAGATGAAGAAAAAGATTCAAACTATCTACGACGATTCCAAGCAGATTTACGGAGCCCCGAAGATTGCCCAAGTTATGCAGCAGAACGGGGACAGTATCTCTGAACGCACAGTTGGCGTATACATGCGGCAAATGGGCATTCAGGCCTGCTGGGTAAAGCATTACACCGTAACGACCCGTAACAGTGACTTTGACGTGGCGCTGGTGAATATCCTTCAGGAATGCTTCAATCCTGAAGAACCGGATCAAGTATGGTGCAGCGACATCACCTATATCTGGACAGCTGAAGGTTTCGTCTATTTGGAAAGCATTATGGATTTGTTCTCCAGGAAAATCATCGCCTGGAATCTGGCCCGTAATCTGGACGTCGCCGGCATCGTCAAGATGCTGCAGGAAGCCAAACAATGCCGGAAACCCGGACAGCTGTTGGTTATCCATTCGGACCGTGGCTGCCAGTATGTTTCGCAGGCATATATTCGGGAGACATCCCAAATGCGCCGCAGCTATTCGAAGAAAGGCTATCCATGGGACAATGCCTGCATCGAATCCTTCCACTCCCTGATTAAACGGGAATGGCTCAATCGCTTCAAGATTCAAAATTATCAGCAAGCGTACTTGTTGGTGTTTGAATACATCAATACCTTTTACAACACCGTACGCATTCATAGCCATTGCAACTACATGTCACCGGATGACTATGAAAAGCTGTATGCTGATTTCCAGAAACATAATATGCGTCTGGGAATCTAA
- a CDS encoding transposase, which produces MAKFNKEFKINAVKYYHEHRELGLVGCATNLGIAPQTLSRWQKQLKDNGEMPYRGSGNYASDEAKEIARLQRELRDAKDALNVLKKAISILDK; this is translated from the coding sequence ATGGCAAAATTCAACAAAGAATTCAAAATCAACGCAGTTAAATATTATCATGAACATCGGGAACTCGGCTTGGTTGGCTGTGCTACGAATCTAGGTATTGCTCCACAAACCTTGTCCCGTTGGCAAAAGCAGCTGAAGGACAATGGCGAAATGCCTTATCGTGGTTCCGGCAACTATGCTTCGGATGAAGCTAAGGAAATCGCCCGTCTGCAGCGTGAACTGCGGGATGCGAAGGATGCGTTGAATGTCCTAAAAAAAGCTATCAGCATTCTGGACAAATGA
- a CDS encoding DMT family transporter: MKQRNAEILLIIVIASRSISYLLSKIGLNGIPPLELLAIRFALTTLILLLLFHRRLPLLTRQLWKAAGLLGTFLFACMACELISLTTIPSSTAAFLENTSAVWVLILMAVVSHHWPGKQVLTATSLLLIGIACLTLQGAVFHLAPGEIICLTGSVFYAIWICLTARLARQYDPLLLGILQMGFLAVYSTVGMVLFESPAVPADTTTWGAILALVFICSVFGFTFQPVAQKYTSAEKAGLFTALNPLIAAVLGVIFLSETFTPVQLAGAICILLGIIIVQLPEKYRCKTHSCQNG, translated from the coding sequence ATGAAACAAAGAAATGCAGAAATACTGCTCATCATCGTCATCGCTTCCCGCAGCATTTCCTATCTCCTGTCGAAAATCGGACTGAACGGGATACCGCCTTTAGAATTACTGGCAATCCGCTTCGCCCTGACGACACTTATCCTGCTGCTGCTCTTTCACCGCCGCCTCCCGCTGTTGACGCGCCAGCTATGGAAGGCTGCCGGCCTCTTAGGGACCTTCCTCTTCGCCTGCATGGCCTGTGAACTCATCAGCCTGACGACAATTCCCTCGTCGACAGCGGCCTTCCTGGAAAATACATCCGCCGTCTGGGTCCTGATCCTAATGGCCGTCGTCAGCCACCATTGGCCGGGAAAGCAAGTCCTGACGGCTACGAGCCTGCTCCTTATCGGCATCGCCTGTCTTACCCTGCAAGGCGCCGTTTTCCATCTGGCACCGGGAGAAATCATCTGCCTGACCGGTTCCGTCTTCTACGCCATTTGGATCTGCCTGACCGCCCGCCTGGCCCGGCAGTACGACCCATTGCTGCTGGGGATCTTGCAAATGGGATTCCTCGCCGTGTACAGTACAGTAGGCATGGTCTTATTTGAAAGCCCGGCCGTTCCTGCCGATACGACGACGTGGGGTGCCATCCTGGCCCTGGTCTTCATCTGTTCCGTCTTTGGCTTCACCTTCCAGCCCGTCGCCCAAAAGTATACCAGCGCCGAAAAAGCCGGCCTGTTTACAGCACTGAACCCGCTCATCGCCGCCGTCCTGGGCGTCATTTTCCTGAGCGAAACCTTTACGCCCGTCCAATTAGCCGGAGCCATCTGTATCCTCCTGGGCATCATCATCGTCCAGCTTCCCGAAAAATATCGCTGCAAAACGCATAGCTGTCAAAATGGATGA
- a CDS encoding LysR family transcriptional regulator translates to MNTEKCRLLLQVIQAGSFSSAAERLGYTPSGVMRSIASLEKEIGFPLLGRTAQGIYLTREGQAVLPYLRRLIRDEDALLQYSAQIRGLTAGDIYIGSYFSVAANWLPQIIQAFQHAYPAVHVHIEECANKVMYDGLEEGRFDCCITTWRPFSGDWIPLCEDEMVMWLPENHPLARAEVYPLKQLCHESFIEPLPQQDTDVVRILKEEHISYETRYTAIDNYTTYRMVEAGLGVSMNNRLMTAQWQGRVAILPMDPPHTITIGIAIPSRDGASPAVKKFIHYVQQGISQILEPKDSH, encoded by the coding sequence ATGAATACGGAAAAATGCAGGCTCTTGCTGCAAGTCATCCAGGCGGGCAGTTTTTCTTCAGCTGCCGAACGATTGGGATATACCCCGTCTGGCGTCATGCGGTCCATTGCATCGCTGGAAAAAGAAATCGGCTTTCCCCTGCTGGGGCGGACGGCACAAGGCATTTATCTGACCCGTGAAGGGCAGGCAGTGCTCCCTTATCTGCGCCGCCTCATCCGTGATGAAGATGCTTTGTTGCAGTACAGTGCCCAGATCCGGGGATTGACGGCCGGGGATATTTACATTGGCTCTTATTTCAGTGTAGCCGCCAACTGGCTGCCGCAGATTATACAGGCTTTCCAGCATGCCTATCCGGCAGTCCACGTCCACATCGAGGAATGCGCCAATAAAGTGATGTACGATGGATTGGAAGAAGGGCGCTTCGATTGTTGTATCACGACGTGGCGCCCTTTTTCCGGAGACTGGATTCCCTTATGTGAAGATGAAATGGTCATGTGGCTTCCGGAAAATCATCCCTTGGCACGAGCCGAGGTATACCCGTTGAAGCAGTTGTGTCATGAATCTTTTATTGAACCACTGCCGCAGCAGGATACGGATGTCGTCCGGATCCTCAAGGAAGAACATATTTCTTATGAAACGCGATATACGGCCATCGATAACTATACGACCTATCGCATGGTCGAAGCCGGCCTGGGTGTCAGTATGAACAATCGCCTCATGACGGCACAGTGGCAGGGCCGCGTGGCTATCCTTCCCATGGATCCGCCCCATACGATTACCATTGGCATTGCCATTCCCAGTCGGGATGGGGCATCACCGGCAGTCAAGAAATTCATCCATTACGTGCAACAGGGAATCAGTCAGATCCTTGAGCCGAAGGATTCTCACTAG
- a CDS encoding uracil-xanthine permease family protein: protein MPISNSRSASLFSMDGIPHFFEALPLALQHVVAMIVGCVTPAIIVAGAAGLSQPDRVLLIQASLIAAAIGTFLQLYPIGRRTGLHFGAGLPVIFGVSFAYVPTMQTLASEYGVAAILGAQIFGGSCAILVGLAIRRIRHFFPPLVAGTVVFTIGLSLYPIAINYMAGGVGSPTYGSWKNWIVALFTLVVVTFFTNFGKGLLRLASILVGILAGYILALAMGMVQFDNVMTAGYFEMPQVLHFGLEFDPPACIAISLLFVINSIQAIGDFSATTSGAMNRQPTSDELHGAILGLGATNILGAFFGFLPTSTFGQNVGIVTTTKVINRATLALAAIIILIAGIVPKFSGLLTTIPYAVLGGATVSVFASIAMTGIRLALSDGATPRNMSIIGLAVAMGMGLSAAPQSLYLFPDWVTTIFGKAPVVIASIIAISLNLILPKRHGTPSENPSAQGSD, encoded by the coding sequence ATGCCTATTTCAAACAGCCGGAGCGCCTCACTCTTTTCCATGGATGGCATCCCTCATTTCTTTGAAGCCCTGCCCCTGGCCTTACAGCACGTCGTCGCCATGATTGTCGGCTGCGTCACACCGGCTATCATCGTCGCCGGTGCCGCCGGCCTGTCCCAGCCCGACCGGGTTCTGCTCATCCAGGCTTCGCTGATTGCTGCGGCTATCGGCACCTTCTTGCAACTCTATCCTATTGGCCGCCGGACAGGGCTCCATTTCGGTGCCGGTCTGCCAGTCATTTTCGGCGTCAGCTTCGCCTACGTACCGACCATGCAGACCCTGGCCAGCGAGTACGGTGTAGCCGCCATTTTGGGCGCCCAGATATTCGGCGGAAGCTGCGCCATCTTAGTCGGCTTAGCCATCCGCCGTATTCGCCATTTTTTCCCGCCCCTCGTAGCCGGGACCGTCGTCTTTACCATTGGCCTGTCCCTTTATCCCATTGCCATCAACTACATGGCCGGCGGCGTGGGCAGCCCGACCTACGGCAGCTGGAAGAACTGGATCGTCGCCTTGTTTACACTCGTTGTTGTGACATTTTTCACAAACTTTGGTAAAGGCCTGCTGCGCCTGGCTTCTATCCTCGTCGGCATCCTAGCCGGCTATATTCTGGCCCTGGCCATGGGCATGGTCCAATTCGACAACGTCATGACAGCCGGGTATTTCGAAATGCCCCAAGTCTTACACTTTGGCTTAGAATTTGACCCGCCTGCCTGCATCGCCATTTCCCTGCTCTTCGTCATCAACTCCATCCAGGCTATCGGTGACTTCTCGGCCACCACTTCCGGAGCCATGAACCGTCAGCCCACATCAGATGAACTGCACGGTGCCATCTTGGGACTGGGGGCGACGAATATCCTCGGCGCTTTCTTTGGCTTCCTGCCGACGTCGACCTTCGGCCAGAATGTCGGCATCGTCACGACGACGAAGGTCATCAACCGGGCTACGCTGGCCCTGGCGGCTATCATCATCCTCATCGCCGGTATAGTTCCTAAATTTTCCGGTCTCTTGACGACCATCCCCTATGCTGTCCTCGGCGGGGCTACGGTCTCCGTCTTCGCATCCATCGCCATGACCGGTATACGCCTGGCCCTGTCCGATGGGGCAACGCCGCGCAACATGTCCATCATCGGCCTGGCCGTCGCCATGGGTATGGGATTGTCAGCCGCGCCGCAATCGCTTTATCTCTTCCCGGACTGGGTGACGACCATCTTCGGCAAAGCGCCCGTCGTCATCGCTTCGATAATCGCCATCAGCCTGAACCTCATCCTGCCCAAACGCCATGGAACGCCTAGTGAGAATCCTTCGGCTCAAGGATCTGACTGA
- the arcC gene encoding carbamate kinase codes for MTEKKKRIVIALGGNALGNTLHEQMLAVKTTAKAIVDLIQEGCEVIVAHGNGPQVGMINHAMAALSREDPNQPNTPLSVCVAMSQAYIGYDLQNALREEMYNRDIFDIPVATMVTQVRVDPEDPAFKNPSKPIGHFMTKEQAEYAAKEYGYIVKEDAGRGWRRVVASPLPQEIIEIGAIDTLVESGQLVIACGGGGIPVMRHGNHLKGASAVIDKDFASERLAEDLHADYLIILTAVEKVAIHFGQPDEQWLSEMTTDEARQYMAQNEFAPGSMLPKVQSAVKFAESRPGRTALITLLQKAKDGILGKTGTRIYRA; via the coding sequence ATGACCGAGAAAAAGAAACGTATCGTCATCGCCCTCGGCGGCAACGCCCTGGGAAATACACTGCACGAACAGATGCTGGCCGTCAAGACGACAGCCAAGGCCATCGTCGATCTCATCCAGGAAGGCTGTGAAGTCATCGTCGCCCACGGCAACGGCCCGCAGGTCGGCATGATCAACCACGCCATGGCCGCCCTGAGCCGGGAAGATCCGAACCAGCCCAACACGCCGTTGTCGGTCTGCGTCGCCATGAGCCAGGCTTACATCGGCTATGACTTGCAGAATGCCCTGCGCGAAGAAATGTACAACCGCGACATCTTCGACATTCCCGTCGCTACCATGGTCACCCAGGTCCGCGTCGACCCGGAAGACCCGGCTTTCAAGAATCCGTCGAAACCGATTGGCCATTTCATGACTAAAGAACAGGCGGAATACGCCGCCAAAGAATACGGCTACATCGTCAAGGAAGACGCCGGCCGGGGCTGGCGCCGCGTCGTCGCTTCGCCGCTGCCCCAGGAAATCATCGAAATCGGCGCCATCGACACCCTCGTCGAATCGGGACAGCTGGTCATCGCCTGTGGCGGCGGCGGTATTCCCGTCATGCGTCACGGCAACCATCTCAAAGGGGCCAGCGCCGTCATCGACAAGGATTTCGCCAGCGAACGCCTGGCCGAAGACCTCCACGCCGATTACCTCATCATCCTGACAGCTGTCGAAAAAGTGGCCATCCACTTTGGTCAGCCGGACGAACAGTGGCTGTCGGAAATGACCACTGACGAAGCCCGGCAATATATGGCACAAAATGAATTTGCCCCCGGCTCGATGCTGCCCAAAGTCCAGTCCGCCGTCAAATTCGCTGAATCCCGTCCCGGCCGGACAGCCCTGATAACACTGCTCCAGAAAGCCAAAGATGGTATCCTCGGAAAAACGGGGACCCGCATTTACCGAGCCTAA
- the ygeW gene encoding knotted carbamoyltransferase YgeW has product MKTLQDYIDKLNALNFKDMYENDFFLTWDKTDNELEAIWVLADALRFMREHNISTKIFESGLGISIFRDNSTRTRFSFASACNLLGLQVQDLDEKKSQIAHGETVRETANMISFMADVIGIRDDMYIGKGHTYQKEVVDSVTQGYKDGILEQKPTLVNLQCDIDHPTQCMADAAHIIHEMGGLENLKGKKIAMTWAYSPSYGKPLSVPQGVIGLMTRLGMNVVLAHPEGYEVMPDVVDVAKKNAEKSGGSFRITHDMADAFKDADVVYPKSWAPFAAMEKRTNLYAAGDQAGIDALEQELLAQNAQHKDWCCTEELMKTTKDGKAMYLHCLPADINGVSCEDGEVEASVFDRYRDSLYKEASYKPYVIAAMIMLAKCQDPAQTLKALEERGILRKMK; this is encoded by the coding sequence ATGAAAACCTTACAGGACTACATCGATAAATTAAACGCCCTCAACTTCAAAGATATGTATGAAAACGACTTTTTCCTCACCTGGGACAAGACCGATAACGAACTGGAAGCCATCTGGGTCCTGGCCGATGCCCTCCGTTTCATGCGGGAACACAATATTTCCACCAAAATCTTTGAAAGCGGCTTAGGCATTTCCATCTTCCGCGACAATTCGACGCGTACGCGCTTCTCCTTCGCCTCGGCCTGCAATCTCCTCGGCCTGCAGGTCCAGGACCTGGACGAAAAGAAGAGCCAGATTGCTCACGGCGAAACGGTCCGCGAAACGGCCAACATGATTTCCTTCATGGCCGACGTCATCGGCATCCGCGACGATATGTACATCGGCAAGGGCCATACGTACCAGAAAGAAGTCGTCGACTCCGTCACCCAGGGTTATAAAGACGGCATCCTCGAACAGAAGCCGACTCTGGTCAACCTCCAGTGCGACATCGACCATCCAACCCAGTGTATGGCCGACGCGGCCCATATCATCCATGAAATGGGCGGCCTGGAAAACTTGAAAGGCAAGAAAATCGCCATGACCTGGGCTTACTCCCCGTCCTATGGCAAACCCCTCTCGGTCCCGCAGGGCGTCATCGGCCTCATGACCCGTCTGGGCATGAACGTCGTCCTGGCTCATCCCGAAGGCTATGAAGTCATGCCGGACGTCGTCGACGTCGCCAAAAAGAACGCCGAAAAATCGGGCGGCTCCTTCCGCATCACCCACGACATGGCCGACGCCTTCAAAGACGCCGACGTCGTCTATCCCAAGAGCTGGGCTCCCTTTGCGGCTATGGAAAAACGGACGAATCTCTACGCTGCTGGCGACCAGGCCGGCATCGATGCCCTGGAACAGGAACTGCTGGCTCAGAACGCTCAGCACAAAGACTGGTGCTGCACGGAAGAATTGATGAAGACCACAAAAGACGGCAAAGCCATGTACCTCCATTGCCTGCCGGCCGACATCAACGGCGTCAGCTGTGAAGACGGCGAAGTCGAAGCCTCCGTCTTCGACCGCTATCGCGATTCCCTCTACAAGGAAGCCAGCTACAAGCCCTATGTCATCGCTGCCATGATCATGCTGGCCAAATGCCAGGATCCGGCTCAGACCTTGAAAGCATTAGAAGAACGCGGCATCCTGCGCAAAATGAAATAA
- a CDS encoding YgeY family selenium metabolism-linked hydrolase, producing the protein MTVPYEKIKEAAKGYEQDMTRFLRDIVKFPGESCGEKEHIDRIAEEMRKLDFDKVEIDPMGNVLGYMGTGKTLIGFDAHIDTVGIGNKANWNFDPYEGFESETEIGGRGTSDQLGGIVSAVYGARIMKDLGLLSDKYTVLVTGTVQEEDCDGLCWQYIINEDKVRPEFVVSTEPTDGGIYRGQRGRMEIRIDVQGVSCHGSAPERGDNAIYKMADILQDVRALNENDAADTTEIKGLVKMLDKKYNSEWEEANFLGRGTVTCSQIFYTSPSRCAVADSCAVSLDRRMTAGETWQSCLDEIRALPSVQKYGDDVKVSMYEYARPSYTGLTYPIECYFPTWVIPKDHKVTKALEEAYTSLFGDSRIGAAETEAMRKARPLTDKWTFSTNGVSIMGRNGIPVIGFGPGAEAQAHAPNEKTWKQDLVTCAAVYAALPSVYTDK; encoded by the coding sequence ATGACAGTACCGTACGAAAAAATCAAAGAGGCTGCTAAAGGCTATGAACAGGATATGACCCGCTTCCTCCGGGACATCGTCAAATTCCCCGGCGAAAGCTGCGGCGAAAAGGAACACATCGACCGCATCGCCGAAGAAATGCGCAAACTCGATTTCGATAAAGTAGAAATCGACCCCATGGGCAACGTCCTGGGCTACATGGGCACCGGCAAGACCCTCATCGGCTTCGACGCCCATATCGATACCGTCGGCATCGGCAACAAAGCCAACTGGAACTTCGATCCCTATGAAGGCTTTGAATCGGAAACGGAAATCGGCGGCCGCGGCACGTCGGACCAGCTCGGCGGCATCGTATCCGCCGTCTACGGTGCCCGCATCATGAAAGACCTGGGCCTCTTGTCCGATAAGTACACCGTCCTGGTTACGGGTACGGTCCAGGAAGAAGACTGCGACGGCCTTTGCTGGCAGTATATCATCAACGAAGACAAGGTCCGCCCGGAATTTGTCGTTTCTACGGAACCGACAGACGGCGGCATCTATCGCGGCCAGCGCGGCCGTATGGAAATCCGCATCGACGTCCAGGGCGTTTCCTGCCACGGCAGTGCACCCGAACGCGGTGACAACGCCATTTACAAGATGGCTGACATCCTCCAGGACGTCCGGGCCCTCAATGAAAATGACGCCGCCGACACAACGGAAATCAAAGGCCTGGTCAAGATGCTCGACAAAAAATACAACTCCGAATGGGAAGAAGCCAACTTCCTCGGCCGCGGTACCGTCACATGCTCCCAGATTTTCTACACCTCGCCGAGCCGCTGCGCCGTCGCCGACTCCTGTGCCGTATCCCTCGACCGCCGCATGACCGCTGGCGAAACGTGGCAGAGCTGCCTCGATGAAATCCGCGCCCTGCCGAGTGTCCAGAAATACGGCGATGACGTCAAAGTCAGCATGTACGAATATGCCCGCCCGAGCTACACCGGCCTGACCTACCCCATCGAATGTTACTTCCCGACCTGGGTCATCCCGAAAGACCACAAAGTCACGAAGGCCCTGGAAGAAGCTTATACGTCCCTCTTCGGCGACAGCCGTATCGGTGCCGCTGAAACGGAAGCCATGCGCAAAGCCCGTCCCTTGACGGATAAATGGACCTTCTCGACCAATGGCGTTTCCATCATGGGCCGCAACGGCATCCCCGTCATCGGCTTCGGCCCTGGCGCAGAAGCCCAGGCTCATGCTCCCAACGAAAAGACATGGAAACAGGACCTCGTCACTTGTGCTGCCGTCTACGCCGCTCTGCCTTCTGTATACACCGATAAATAA
- the dpaL gene encoding diaminopropionate ammonia-lyase — MKKDMKWAMNHLPKSDDKNLPIMSLNEISKARTFHQSFPQYSETPLTQLTQMARYLGLGSIFVKDESYRFGLNAFKVLGGSYSMAKYIAKETHRDVSDLPYEVLTSDKLRQEFGQATFFTATDGNHGRGVAWAAQKLGQKAVVHMPKGTTQTRLENIKKLGADVDILDLNYDDCVRQAAKEAAATPHGVMVQDTAWDGYEEIPSWIMQGYGTMAMEAGEQLKAQGVERPTHIFVQAGVGSLAGAVVGYFANLYKDNPPKFIVVEASAAACLYKGAAAGDGKPRIVGGDLDTIMAGLACGEPNTISWDILKNHVTTFVAADDPITVRGMRMLAAPLKGDAPIVSGESGAVPFGTLATIMLSDECKDIRAELGLDDRSQVLVFSTEGDTDPERYKNIVWRGLNK; from the coding sequence ATGAAGAAAGATATGAAATGGGCTATGAACCATCTGCCCAAATCAGACGATAAAAATTTACCGATTATGTCCCTCAATGAAATCTCTAAAGCCCGGACATTCCACCAGAGCTTCCCGCAATACAGTGAAACGCCCTTGACTCAGCTCACACAGATGGCCCGGTATTTAGGCTTAGGTTCGATTTTCGTCAAAGACGAATCGTACCGCTTCGGCCTCAACGCCTTCAAAGTCCTGGGCGGTTCCTATTCCATGGCCAAATACATCGCCAAGGAAACGCACCGCGACGTATCGGACCTGCCTTATGAAGTCCTGACTTCGGATAAACTCCGCCAGGAATTTGGCCAGGCCACCTTCTTCACGGCCACCGATGGCAACCACGGCCGCGGCGTCGCCTGGGCGGCTCAGAAGCTGGGCCAGAAAGCCGTCGTCCACATGCCGAAAGGCACGACCCAGACGCGGCTGGAAAACATCAAGAAGCTCGGCGCCGACGTCGACATCCTCGACCTCAACTATGACGACTGCGTCCGCCAGGCGGCTAAAGAAGCCGCTGCCACGCCGCACGGCGTCATGGTCCAGGATACGGCCTGGGACGGCTACGAAGAAATCCCTTCGTGGATCATGCAGGGCTACGGTACGATGGCCATGGAAGCTGGCGAACAGCTGAAAGCGCAGGGCGTCGAACGGCCGACGCACATCTTCGTCCAAGCCGGTGTCGGTTCCCTGGCCGGTGCCGTCGTCGGCTACTTCGCCAATCTCTACAAAGACAACCCGCCGAAATTCATCGTCGTCGAAGCATCGGCCGCAGCCTGCCTGTACAAAGGCGCCGCAGCGGGTGACGGCAAGCCCCGCATCGTCGGTGGCGACCTGGATACCATCATGGCCGGCCTGGCCTGTGGCGAACCGAATACGATTTCCTGGGACATCCTCAAGAATCACGTCACGACCTTCGTAGCTGCCGATGACCCCATCACGGTCCGCGGCATGCGGATGCTGGCAGCGCCCCTCAAAGGCGATGCGCCCATCGTATCCGGTGAATCCGGTGCCGTTCCCTTCGGCACGCTGGCTACGATCATGTTATCCGACGAATGTAAAGATATACGCGCTGAGCTCGGTCTCGATGACCGCTCCCAGGTCCTGGTCTTCTCGACCGAAGGCGATACGGATCCGGAACGGTATAAGAATATCGTCTGGCGAGGATTAAATAAATAA
- a CDS encoding helix-turn-helix transcriptional regulator, translating to MLDDVVLNFLRHLAKGLADQFGPNCEVVIHDLSDNYKENSIVAIENGHVTNRKVGDGPSMAVLDALRSEPDKLQDHTSYLTKTKDGRILKSTTIYIRNENQKVIGIFSINYDITELMMVENAIKPLISVASKEEQVSPIPQNVTDLLNELIEESTRQVGKPVPLMTREDKIKAIKFLNDRGALLITKAGDKISKHFGISKYTLYSYIDSSEE from the coding sequence ATGTTAGATGATGTTGTACTGAACTTCTTACGCCATTTGGCCAAAGGCCTGGCTGACCAATTCGGCCCGAACTGTGAAGTCGTCATCCATGACCTGAGCGATAATTACAAAGAAAATTCCATTGTAGCCATTGAAAACGGCCACGTCACCAACCGCAAAGTCGGCGATGGCCCGTCCATGGCCGTCCTCGATGCCCTGCGCAGCGAGCCCGACAAACTCCAGGACCATACGAGTTACCTGACCAAGACTAAAGACGGCCGCATCCTCAAATCGACGACCATCTATATCCGCAATGAAAATCAAAAAGTCATCGGCATCTTCTCCATCAACTACGACATTACGGAATTGATGATGGTTGAAAATGCCATCAAGCCGCTCATCTCCGTCGCTTCCAAAGAAGAACAGGTCAGCCCGATTCCTCAGAACGTCACGGACCTCCTGAACGAACTCATCGAAGAATCGACGCGACAGGTCGGCAAACCCGTCCCCCTGATGACGCGCGAAGACAAGATCAAAGCCATCAAGTTCCTCAACGACCGCGGGGCTTTGCTGATTACCAAGGCCGGCGACAAAATATCCAAACACTTCGGCATCTCCAAATACACCCTGTACAGCTACATCGACAGCAGTGAAGAGTGA